The stretch of DNA ACTGCACATGTACCAAGTGAGAAAGAATCAATCGTATGCAACGAGTGAGTGATCAGCATTGATGAAGACCATGACGATTAaacatataatataatatatatgtacAAGGAATGCATCATGTGACATCAGAATGACAATATAATGAAGGTGATGATGCTTAACAACATATTTGTGCAGAGGGCATTTTTATCATTCGGAAACTGATGACCACCAGCCACACCCACACACATCTCTGCTAGGACTGCAACTATGGCTATTAGAATTATCTGAAGATAATTAAATCAAACAATTTAGCATAACTCTCTCTTTTTCAGCTAACCGATGCTGACAGAATTCGGTATCACATAGACAGCGGCCGGTTCATGGTCTGACTGACGTGAGACGGTGAGAGGCCTGCTGGCATCGGGGATCAGATCAGATCATGAGATGCAAGCTTGCAACCAAGGGAAAGCTGCAGGTATCCATTCCTGCTTTTCACCAAAGCTGCAAGTTGCACGCTGAGGAAAGTGGATAGAAAGCACCCCTCTCCGGGATTTGCATCTTGCGTCGACAAGGGCGATGCGGATTCGGTCAACCTTTGACTTCCGCCCCCCTCATCTTCACCATTTCAGAATCAAACGTGAGACTTTGACTTCCGACTTGCATCATTGCAGCAGCAAGCAGACATCCCTATCCCCATCCCACAAAGCCTCCAGCTCTTGCTCTTTCTTCAAGCCAAGCCATGGATCTGGATGACAATTGTCATTTCCCGCTTTCCGGATTGTAATCCTGACCTTGATGCTGTTTTGTTTCATCATTACGAGGAGGTAGTGCATGCTTATCTTGGTTGTAAGAaagcaatcaaaagaaaagaataagaacaaaaaaaagagaaagaattcTAGAATTCTACGAATAATACTTGCTTGCTGAATGCAGATAACTGTACCATTGCCATGTTGCCTGGTGCCTCCTGGGGCCCACACCCCACCCactaaccccccccccccccccccccatacGGATACGGCTGCCACCATTGACCAGCTCTTCCCAGTCTGATGAGATGTTGCATATCAAGAAATGATGGCCAGGAAAGTCCGATTGCAGCTGCACAGAATTGACTCACTAGTCACAACTCTAGAAAAGTTCTTTTTACAAGTTCCATAATACCATGACCAGTCGTCTCCAAAATTTCAAGAAATCAGGTCGAACATTTGGATTCTGCCATTCTGGAACCTTTGGATCGCATCTCTTTCCCTAATCCACCCTGGCCTACAGAGTACAGACACGGTGATTTTTTTAATCCCGGCTCTGTTGCCTTCAGATTCTGGTGAGGAGTCCTCTGCCCACGAAACAAAGCGCACAGCCTCCCTGAAAAGAACAACGCAGCTGCTGTGACTTTTCAGGACACGGGTGATGCGAACAAAACCATCGCTGTTTGGTAGTAGTAAATCCCACTATTTGCTGTAGTACTTAATTAGGAGCTGCGTAGCTTTCtcaagggagggagggagggagtagCTTGGAAGGGAGGGAGTAGATACAGACTAACAGTACAAAGCGAAGCGGCAACCACCGCCGAGATTTCCTCAAGAATCTGCAGCCTCTTCTTCCCCGCACCGCACCCCCACTCTTTATCCACTAGCGCGAGCTGCGCGCGATCATAAAGAGCCACCACCCTCCGCGTCTGATTCCAGCTGACTGACGGGGGCCTGGGACTGCGGCGAAAGACTCGAGCTTTTCTTGATTTGCCCAGCCGCCTGCCGCCTGCATTGGGACGAGAGGAGGTCCTGTTCTTGGACGTTCTGGGGAGCACCTCTGAGCGGCCTCGCGGGCGTTCTTGGACTCGTTGCGGTTGTTCAGGTAATGATGGCCTTTTCTCCCCGGCTCTCTTGGATTTCAGCTGTATTCACTTGGTTCAGTAGATAAAATCCGCAGCGAGTTGCCACGGGCGTAGGGTGTTTGGATGTAACGCTGTTTCAGTTAATGGTTCGATGTTGTTGAGTTGGTTGTTGGAGAGAGTTTTGTGTGATTCCATGCACCAATTGGAGTGCTCCTGCCTCTTGGAGGATTCAGCTGGGTTTTTCTTGGGTTTTGCTCTTCTTTTCCCCCTTCTTTCTGTGGGATGAAACCTCATTCTTCAGTTTCCCTCTATACGAGTCTTTAAGAAAGTCTTGTTCGATTTGGAAGAGAGAGTGCAGGTGTCTTCATGATTTCCCATCTCAAAGAGCCAATTAAAGTGTCGCAGGGCCTTCGGTAGCATTTGGAGAGAAGCATTTCGTGGATTTTAGTGCTTATGCTTCTCTATCCTACTGATGAGATCCCCCCTTTCTcagataaaaaggaaaaatgttTTTCTCTACATGAAGACATATATGAGCTTATCTTGATCCTATGTTAAAATGTAGTAGATATTTCAAGGTGCCTTAGCGCCATAGGGCGAATCATAGCTTCATGATTGAGACATCAACAAAGTGGTCTACTTAAATAGTTAGATAAAGAAAGCTGAACAGTTCCACGTACTGAATTCTGACCTCTTAAAATAAGGACAGATAATATGACAAGTTGAAACGGCAGGAGTCACTTTCAGCTTTATTAATGGAGTAGAAATTAGACCTTTCCCTACCAATTATTTCCCATATATTTACAATAAGTCCGAGCCATTCTAATTGTGAAATGTCCTTTTGGTTGATGCCACCATTTGCAGGTTCTGGAAGCATGAGGTTATGGTCTCTCTTCCTCTTGCCTCTGCTCTGTCTGCCTGCGCGGGTTCGATCAGAGGATTACTCGGATGTAACTGTCATTGTTCGAGGCTCTGAGACGATTGCTTCGACCAGTGACGAGTTTGTTTGCGCCACCATTGATTGGTGGCCTCCAGAGAAGTGTAACTACGACCAGTGCCCATGGGGAAGGGCTTCTGTCTTAAATTTGGTTAGTTCCCAAGACAACCATTTTATCATGTGTGGTTGGTACTGGCAAAAACTAATTTTTTGGTTCTTTTGTCAATTTCCCCAGGACTTGACTAATCCTTTGTTGGCTAAAGCTATCCAAGGTGAATATCTTTAACTACTTAATCGAGTGATTCTAAAACATTCAATGGTGAACTATATAGAGATCATTTCTTACACTATCTAAATTTGGAAGGCAAAACATTGGTAGAGTATACCCTAACATCTAATGTATGATTAATCTATTGCTAAAATGTACCATTCGATAGTCTATGCCatgttaaaaaaatattctTTCCATAATATGATGACTCAGCATATTTCCATCATGAATTTATTCCTTTTCCACTCTTGTTCTTGTAGCCTTTAGTCCACTACGAATCAGAGTTGGAGGCTCCTTACAAGATCAAGTGTTATATGGCACACCAAATTTAGGATCGTCATGTGACCCATTTACAAAGGTTTCAAGTGGCCTTTTTGGGTTTTCTCAAGGATGCATAACCTTGGAAAGATGGGATGATATTAATAATCTGTTCCTGAGTACTGGGTGAGTCCTTCCTTCTATAATTGTTTATTTATCGCGCTCTGCATTTTCGTGAAGAGGTTTACTATAGTATGGATTGTTGAATGCACCACATGTTGTAACTTATTCTTTCCATAAACCTACAGCAATGTCATTCATATTCAGTTCCTTTTAAATACTGTAGCATATTTTTTCACATATCTGTTTCCTAATTCTACATTATTTTATCCCTTCAGTGCCGTTGTTACATTTGGTCTCAATGCGCTTCAAGGACGACAGCAGACAAGAAAAGGTGTTTGGGGTGGTCCCTGGAATTCTAGCAATGCTCGAGAATTTATTGAATACACTGTTTCAAAGAACTATCCTATTGATTCTTGGGAATTTGGTAATGCAATGTTATAAAATTCTTGTTTAACGCTCTTGGAGTTGGGAATATATTATATTCATGTAATGCTTATATAAGATGATGTGTTCGTGCCATAGGTAATGAACTGAGTGGAAGTGGAATAGGTGCGAGTGTGGCAGCTGAACAATATGGAAAAGACCTAGTTGAACTTCAAACCATCATCAACGAGTTATACGGAGATTCCAGCAAACCACTGGTTGTAGCCCCAGGAGGATTTTATGACCAAAAATGGTTTGCTCAGCTTCTCGATGTCTCCGGGCCAAATGTTCTCAATGCAATGACTCATCATATTTACAATCTTGGTGCTGGTGAGTCCTGTCCGGATATTATTTTGGCTCCACTCCTTCAGAAATTCTTGTTTTATGTCTTACATCGAGGGGACATAATTGTGCTAACTTCAATCTTGATTAGGTAATGATCCACaagttccaaacagaattttgaACCCACAGTATCTGAGCCGGACCTCCGATACATTCAGAAGTCTCCAACTCACCATACAGCGCCATGGACCGTGGTCTGCTCCATGGGTTGGTGAATCCGGTGGTGCATATAATAGTGGCAGCCGACTCGTGTCCAATACTTTTCTCAATAGCTTCTGGTGATCACTTGTCAGATGAGAAAAAATACTCACACCTTTACCATCATTATTTTTTAATCATTCTCACCTGTGTTTCCACTAGGTATCTTGATCAATTGGGTCAGTCAGCAAAGTATGACACCAAGGTATATTGTAGACAGACGCTGATTGGTGGCAATTACGGTCTTCTTGACACCGACACTTTTGTA from Sorghum bicolor cultivar BTx623 chromosome 8, Sorghum_bicolor_NCBIv3, whole genome shotgun sequence encodes:
- the LOC8068132 gene encoding heparanase-like protein 1, coding for MRLWSLFLLPLLCLPARVRSEDYSDVTVIVRGSETIASTSDEFVCATIDWWPPEKCNYDQCPWGRASVLNLDLTNPLLAKAIQAFSPLRIRVGGSLQDQVLYGTPNLGSSCDPFTKVSSGLFGFSQGCITLERWDDINNLFLSTGAVVTFGLNALQGRQQTRKGVWGGPWNSSNAREFIEYTVSKNYPIDSWEFGNELSGSGIGASVAAEQYGKDLVELQTIINELYGDSSKPLVVAPGGFYDQKWFAQLLDVSGPNVLNAMTHHIYNLGAGNDPQVPNRILNPQYLSRTSDTFRSLQLTIQRHGPWSAPWVGESGGAYNSGSRLVSNTFLNSFWYLDQLGQSAKYDTKVYCRQTLIGGNYGLLDTDTFVPNPDYYSALLWHQIMGTRVLSIDISGSSYLRAYVHCAKQKGGVALLLLNLHRTMGFMVSVRNDLNVNLAEGRGIRRDNAFVHGLKRTVSWVGSKASDGFSKREEYHLSAKDGNPFARTMLLNGVPLELTEDGDIPPLYPVEVSVNSPIYVAPLTIAFVVFPDFEAEACGR